A window from Gasterosteus aculeatus chromosome 14, fGasAcu3.hap1.1, whole genome shotgun sequence encodes these proteins:
- the LOC120831641 gene encoding ER degradation-enhancing alpha-mannosidase-like protein 3 gives MLLSTLLITSLLGWARCQESQSMTPEEKTVIRDQIIEMFDHAYGSYMKYAYPADELMPLSCRGRVRGQEPNRGDIDDSLGKFSLTLIDTLDTLVVLNKLDEFEDAVRKAMTDVRLDNDVVVSVFETNIRVLGGLLGAHVMADLLRQRGGRMQWYRDELLHMAKELGHRLLPAFNTTSGLPYPKVNLRYGVLNPLSRTGTESDTCTACAGTMILEFAALSRLSGDSIFEEHARKALDVLWQRRQKGSDLVGTVINIHNEEWVRRESGVGAGIDSYYEYLMKAYILLGDDVFLDRFNIHYSAIMKYISQPPLLLNVHMHNPTVSVRSWMDSLLAFFPGLQVLRGDLKPAIETHEMLYQVTKQHKFLPEAFTTEFRVHWGQHLLRPEFAESTYYLYKATGDPYYLRVGQSIVEKLNAYARVPCGFAAVQDVRTGTHEDRMDSFFLAEMFKYLYLLFTDKSQLPIDIDDYIFTTEAHLLPVSLSTTQPPCWGNNTETVPVSKEEDLFTHTCPSMETLFPNNPSFAKTIRDSYKYLTGVGRAFHPLPVREIELPLHDNGMEPVEFLKSMGISLTPLNEVFAGHSGSLKEHKGVYRVKLVAEVSHTAEEDEVMPHVVQLISPPFLGRTVLTAGPAKFGLDLTKQEHGVKGSIVKASPYTACEPIDGAVDLKGHIALALRGECMFVVKARWLQQAGAIGVIFIDHREGSNSQDTPLFQMVGDGDSTEDITLPLVFLFSREGAVLTAALEEHHNVDVLLLPKERQLGHDKTEKPVGMNIKLRLAEEGELEDGPARGPTLEFVLENQELFLKEEEEEEEEPGGPQKPQQGQFGSKASDQSKQCSADSSQSANSDRGPDASP, from the exons ATGTTGCTGAGTACCTTACTGATCACCAGTCTTCTTGGCTGGGCGAGATGTCAAGAGAGCCAGAGCATGACGCCAGAGGAGAAGACTGTTATCAG GGACCAGATTATTGAAATGTTTGACCACGCTTACGGCAGTTACATG AAATATGCCTATCCAGCAGATGAGCTCATGCCTCTGAGCTGCAGGGGGAGAGTCCGTGGCCAGGAGCCCAATAGAGGAGACATAGATGACTCCTTGGGGAA GTTTTCCCTCACGCTGATTGACACCCTTGATACCCTGGTG gtgtTAAACAAGCTTGATGAGTTTGAGGACGCAGTGAGGAAGGCCATGACAGATGTACGCCTTGACAACGATGTTGTGGTGTCCGTGTTTGAGACCAACATCCGAGTTTTAGG AGGGCTTTTGGGAGCCCATGTGATGGCCGACCTGCTACGGCAGCGCGGGGGGAGGATGCAGTGGTATCGTGATGAGCTCCTGCACATGGCCAAAGAGCTGGGCCATCGATTACTGCCTGCCTTTAACACCACAAGTGGCCTTCCCTACCCTAAG GTGAATCTGCGGTACGGAGTCCTAAACCCACTTTCACGCACAGGCACAGAATCGGACACCTGCACAGCGTGCGCTGGAACAATGATCCTGGAGTTTGCTGCTCTCAGCCGACTTTCGGGAGATTCTATTTTTGAG GAGCATGCGAGGAAGGCTCTGGATGTCCTTTGGCAGAGGAGACAGAAGGGAAGTGACTTGGTGGGGACCGTCATCAATATCCATAATGAAGAATGGGTCCGGAGAG AGAGTGGCGTTGGTGCTGGTATCGACTCATATTATGAATATCTGATGAAAGCCTACATTCTTCTAGGAGATGATGTTTTTCTGGACAGGTTCAACATT CACTACAGTGCCATTATGAAGTACATCAGTCAGCCTCCCCTGCTGCTCAATGTACACATGCACAACCCCACTGTGAGCGTGCGCAGCTGGATGGACTCTCTCCTGGCATTCTTCCCTGGCTTACAG GTTTTGAGGGGAGACCTAAAGCCAGCGATTGAGACTCATGAAATGCTTTATCAAGTCACCAAACAGCACAAGTTCCTTCcagag GCTTTCACcacagagttcagagttcactGGGGCCAACACCTGCTGAGACCAGAGTTTGCAGAAAGCACCTACTACCTCTACAAG GCCACCGGCGACCCTTACTACCTCAGAGTGGGACAGTCCATTGTGGAAAAGCTCAACGCTTACGCCAGGGTGCCTTGCGGGTTTGCCGCTGTGCAAGATGTCCGCACCGGGACGCATGAAGACAG gatggACTCCTTCTTTCTGGCTGAGATGTTCAAATACCTGTACCTGCTGTTTACGGATAAGAGTCAGCTGCCCATCGACATCGACGACTACATCTTCACAACGGAGGCTCACCTCCTCCCCGTGTCGCTCTCCACCACCCAGCCGCCCTGTTGGGGCAACAATACG GAGACTGTTCCTGTTTCTAAAGAAGAAGATctgttcacacacacctgcccaaGCATGGAGACGTTGTTTCCCAACAACCCCTCGTTCGCCAAAACCATACGGGACAGCTACAAGTACCTCACCGGGGTGGGACGAGCCTTCCACCCCTTACCTGTCAG GGAAATTGAACTGCCGCTCCACGATAACGGGATGGAGCCTGTGGAGTTCTTGAAAAGCATGGGTATCTCCCTCACCCCGCTGAATGAGGTTTTTGCAGGACACAGCGGAAGTCTGAAG GAGCATAAAGGAGTGTACCGGGTAAAGCTCGTGGCGGAGGTGAGCCACACCGCGGAGGAGGATGAAGTGATGCCTCATGTTGTTCAGCTCATATCCCCCCCGTTCCTGGGGAGGACCGTCCTCACAGCGGGACCTGCCAAGTTTGGGTTGGACCTCACCAAGCAGGAGCACGGG GTGAAGGGCAGCATTGTGAAGGCGTCTCCCTACACTGCGTGTGAGCCAATAGACGGTGCAGTGGACCTCAAGGGGCATATCGCTCTGGCGCTGCGCGGTGAATGCATGTTTGTTGTAAAGGCCCGTTGGCTGCAGCAAGCAGGGGCCATAGGAGTCATCTTCATAG ATCACCGCGAGGGAAGTAACAGCCAGGATACTCCCCTCTTCCAGATGGTCGGAGATGGCGACTCCACTGAAGACATCACCCTGCCTTTAGTCTTCCTGTTCAGCCGCGAGGGCGCCGTGCTCacggcggctctggaggaacaTCACAACGTGGACGTGCTGTTGCTGCCCAAGGAGAGGCAGCTGGGGCACG ATAAGACAGAAAAACCCGTCGGCATGAATATCAAACTCCGTctggcagaggagggagagctGGAGGACGGACCGGCCAGAGGGCCCACCTTGGAGTTTGTCTTGGAAAACCAGGAGCTGtttctgaaggaggaggaggaggaagaagaagagccgGGAGGTCCCCAAAAACCACAGCAGGGCCAGTTCGGCTCAAAGGCGTCGGACCAATCTAAACAGTGTTCAGCAGATTCCTCTCAATCGGCAAACTCTGACCGTGGACCAGACGCGAGCCCTTGA